One stretch of Segatella copri DNA includes these proteins:
- a CDS encoding ABC transporter substrate-binding protein, with protein MILPLSSCYNKENREEILKVYNWADYIDEDVLANFPKWYEQQTGKKIRVIYQTFDINEVMLTKIERGHEDYDVVCPSEYIIERMLRKDLLLPIDTAFGKTPNYICNVSPYIVEQIDATSNNGRIAHHYAVPYMWGTCGILYNKVHVPINDAQTWGTLWDRKYQGKLLMKDSYRDSYGTALIWAHRKDLETGKVTVPQLMNDYSPAAIAAVEKELKALKPNIEGWEADFGKETMTKGKAYLNMTWSGDAVWAIEEAGKVGVELGYEVPKEGSNVWFDGWVIPKYSRNPKAAAYFINYLCQEDVALANMETTGYVSSVAGQKVLEAMSDTEVYPQPVNLAYFFGEEGRNAHLNPIMYPDSSIVARCAMIHDAGDHTPEVLDMWSKVKGDNLGGGIVIFLLAVVLALTVFVAIKKYEHYKHRRLSRKHRRRHVVKVKG; from the coding sequence ATGATTCTGCCGCTCTCTTCCTGTTACAACAAAGAGAACCGCGAGGAGATTCTGAAGGTTTACAACTGGGCTGATTATATAGATGAAGACGTTCTTGCCAACTTCCCGAAATGGTATGAACAGCAGACCGGCAAGAAGATCCGAGTCATCTACCAGACCTTCGACATCAATGAGGTGATGCTTACCAAGATAGAGCGAGGTCATGAAGACTACGACGTGGTATGCCCGTCAGAATATATCATCGAGCGCATGCTCCGCAAAGACCTTCTCCTACCTATCGACACCGCCTTCGGCAAGACGCCCAACTATATCTGCAACGTATCACCATACATTGTTGAGCAGATAGATGCCACCTCCAACAATGGCCGCATCGCCCACCATTATGCCGTACCTTACATGTGGGGAACCTGTGGCATCCTATATAATAAGGTGCACGTACCTATAAATGATGCACAGACCTGGGGAACATTATGGGACAGAAAATATCAGGGCAAACTCCTGATGAAGGATTCCTACCGCGACTCCTATGGCACCGCCCTCATCTGGGCACACCGTAAAGACCTGGAAACAGGCAAGGTGACCGTACCACAGCTGATGAACGACTATTCACCCGCTGCCATAGCCGCAGTAGAGAAAGAGTTGAAAGCTCTGAAGCCAAACATTGAAGGATGGGAAGCCGACTTCGGCAAGGAGACCATGACCAAAGGCAAAGCCTATCTCAATATGACCTGGAGCGGTGATGCCGTCTGGGCTATTGAAGAAGCCGGAAAAGTAGGTGTAGAACTGGGATATGAGGTACCGAAAGAAGGAAGCAATGTATGGTTCGACGGTTGGGTAATCCCTAAATATTCCCGCAATCCGAAGGCTGCCGCCTATTTCATCAACTATCTCTGTCAGGAAGACGTGGCACTCGCTAATATGGAGACTACAGGATATGTGAGCAGCGTGGCAGGCCAAAAGGTATTAGAAGCTATGAGCGATACTGAGGTTTATCCCCAACCTGTAAATCTAGCCTACTTCTTTGGCGAGGAAGGCAGGAATGCCCATCTCAACCCTATCATGTATCCAGACAGCAGCATAGTAGCCCGATGCGCCATGATTCATGATGCCGGCGATCATACTCCCGAGGTATTGGATATGTGGTCGAAGGTGAAGGGCGACAATCTGGGCGGCGGCATCGTTATCTTCCTGCTGGCCGTAGTCCTTGCCCTCACGGTATTCGTTGCCATCAAGAAGTATGAACATTACAAGCACAGAAGGCTGTCGAGGAAACACCGCAGAAGACATGTGGTAAAGGTAAAAGGGTAA
- the cls gene encoding cardiolipin synthase, with translation MIYFHWIYLLLYVVITVPAIITVLMDNRQPAKTMAWILVFFFIPFVGIIFYFFFGQNTRKERLISDRSMDQLTKRSMLEFVEQENLHLPDSNKPLMNLFANQSWALPFKDNQVDIYTDGYDFFLTLLYNIGQAKHHIHLDTYIFEADALGYLIADALIDKAEQGVEVRLIYDDVGCWKVKDEFFERMRDAGIDVHSFMPVRFPAFTSKVNYRNHRKLCVIDGKVGFIGGMNIALRYVKGDKKQAWRDTHLRIEGGGVYAIQRAFLVDWYFVDRTLVTNRQYYPPVSAHIRNNCLVQIVTSSPISPWPDIMQGYVRILLQAQKYVYMETPYFLPTEPVLFAMRTAALAGVDIRLMLPRHADAKLVEWASRSYVMEAIEAGVKVYLYTAGFNHSKLLVSDDNLCTIGSTNIDFRSFENNFEANAFFFDEGMAQRVKAVYLRDEAKSILVDDVSYFVKRPFLQRLFESTVRLLSPLL, from the coding sequence ATGATTTATTTTCACTGGATATATCTGTTGCTTTATGTCGTGATAACCGTTCCGGCTATCATTACCGTCTTGATGGACAATCGTCAGCCCGCCAAGACGATGGCATGGATATTGGTCTTCTTCTTCATCCCCTTTGTGGGTATCATCTTTTATTTCTTCTTCGGACAGAATACCCGCAAGGAACGGCTTATCAGCGACCGCAGCATGGACCAGCTCACCAAGCGCTCCATGCTCGAGTTCGTAGAGCAGGAGAATCTTCACCTGCCAGACAGCAATAAACCGCTGATGAATCTCTTTGCCAACCAGAGTTGGGCGCTGCCTTTTAAAGATAATCAGGTGGATATTTATACTGATGGCTACGATTTCTTCCTTACCTTATTATATAATATAGGACAGGCAAAGCATCATATTCATCTCGATACCTATATCTTCGAAGCCGATGCCTTGGGATATCTGATAGCTGATGCCTTGATTGATAAGGCAGAGCAGGGAGTGGAGGTGCGACTGATTTATGATGATGTAGGCTGCTGGAAGGTGAAGGATGAATTCTTTGAACGTATGCGTGATGCAGGCATTGATGTACATTCGTTCATGCCAGTCCGCTTTCCGGCTTTTACGAGTAAGGTAAACTATCGTAACCACCGCAAACTCTGTGTCATAGATGGTAAAGTGGGCTTTATCGGTGGCATGAATATAGCTCTGCGCTATGTGAAGGGTGATAAGAAACAGGCTTGGCGCGATACGCATCTCCGTATTGAGGGCGGTGGCGTTTACGCCATTCAGAGAGCCTTTCTGGTAGACTGGTATTTCGTAGATCGTACGTTGGTTACCAATCGTCAGTATTATCCGCCGGTCAGTGCGCATATCCGCAACAATTGTCTCGTACAGATAGTTACGAGCAGTCCTATCAGTCCTTGGCCTGATATCATGCAGGGCTATGTCCGCATCCTGCTTCAGGCCCAGAAGTATGTGTATATGGAAACGCCTTATTTCCTGCCAACTGAACCGGTTTTGTTTGCCATGCGAACAGCAGCTCTGGCGGGTGTGGATATCCGTCTGATGTTGCCCCGTCATGCTGATGCCAAACTGGTTGAGTGGGCATCACGTTCGTATGTGATGGAGGCGATAGAGGCTGGCGTAAAGGTTTATCTCTATACGGCAGGCTTTAATCATAGTAAATTGCTCGTAAGTGATGATAATCTCTGTACGATAGGCAGTACGAATATCGACTTCCGAAGTTTTGAGAATAATTTCGAAGCGAATGCATTCTTCTTTGATGAGGGGATGGCACAGCGCGTGAAGGCTGTCTATCTGCGAGATGAGGCGAAGAGCATCCTGGTAGATGATGTATCTTATTTCGTAAAACGTCCGTTCCTGCAGCGCCTTTTCGAGAGTACGGTAAGATTACTCTCGCCGCTGTTGTAA
- a CDS encoding DUF3822 family protein: MQIKGNNIQQARLTIRVSRNTLSFSVVDREAEHQLIYEPYTVKSGVSMAANLRQAFKESALLQRGYQKVRVYLDSPILLVPIEEFHEEDIDVLYQHAFNSHNSDAILYRVQPELNAVAVFPINKDLKMVVEDNFKDVRFTPIMQPMWHYLHHRSFTGIHRKLYVYFHDKKLDVFGFEKNRFKFFNSFNAEHAKDALYFILYVWKQLGFNQMQDELHVSGNVPDKDWFLYNTKLYIKKTFILNPAAEFNRAPITEIKGLPFDLMALYLSK, from the coding sequence ATGCAAATAAAAGGTAACAACATTCAGCAAGCACGACTCACCATCCGCGTGAGCAGAAACACCCTCAGTTTTTCGGTAGTTGACCGTGAAGCTGAGCATCAGCTCATCTATGAACCTTATACAGTAAAGAGTGGTGTTTCGATGGCAGCCAACTTGCGTCAGGCTTTCAAGGAGAGTGCTCTCCTGCAGCGGGGATACCAGAAGGTACGCGTATATCTCGATTCGCCTATCCTGCTGGTTCCTATCGAAGAATTTCATGAAGAGGATATCGATGTGCTCTATCAGCATGCCTTCAACAGTCATAACAGCGATGCCATTCTCTACAGAGTGCAGCCGGAACTGAATGCGGTAGCGGTATTCCCTATCAACAAGGATTTGAAGATGGTGGTAGAAGACAACTTCAAGGATGTCCGCTTCACACCTATCATGCAACCGATGTGGCACTATCTGCATCATCGCAGTTTCACCGGTATTCACCGCAAGCTCTATGTTTATTTCCACGACAAAAAGCTGGACGTTTTCGGTTTCGAGAAGAACCGTTTCAAATTCTTCAACTCGTTCAATGCCGAGCATGCCAAGGATGCCCTCTATTTCATTCTCTATGTATGGAAGCAGTTAGGATTCAACCAGATGCAGGATGAGTTGCATGTATCAGGCAATGTTCCTGATAAGGATTGGTTCCTCTACAACACGAAACTCTACATCAAGAAGACCTTCATTCTGAATCCTGCCGCCGAATTCAACCGTGCGCCTATCACAGAGATTAAAGGTCTGCCATTCGATTTAATGGCACTGTACTTAAGTAAGTAA
- a CDS encoding ATP-dependent DNA helicase, with protein sequence MNIEELKYQILQQFGFPPTPEQAQALDVFVQFMTDSNPHAVMILRGSAGTGKTSLSGAIVRTLRAVRQKVMLLAPTGRAAKVFSLNSGMPAYTIHRRIYREKAFAGVDGQFNLNDNLYTDTLFMLDEASMIANLGLGGTTFGSGCLLDDLIHFVYQGRNDRLLLIGDKAQLPPVGEEESPALSAAMLQGYGLSVYECDLNEVVRQSQQSGILFNATRIRQMITHDDITQLPKIRFSGFSDIREMPGAELIEALGDSYHHVGLDDTIVVTRSNKRANIFNQGIRNMVLDREEELESGDMLMIVKNNYYWMEEERKKIKERELSEERRVKSEETAFGGRIESQFNSLTNHKVPSSKFKVQSKEVQSNELPAFLANGDRAKVMKVSRRIDLYGFHFATLLLKFPDYDNYELEATVLLDTLTSEAPALTHDQQEQLFHKIEEDYQDIPLKADRMKAIRQDPYFNALQVKFAYAVTCHKAQGGQWSHVYVDQGYMTDDMLTPDYIHWLYTAFTRATEMLYLVNWPNTQIEGE encoded by the coding sequence ATGAACATTGAAGAGTTAAAATATCAGATATTACAGCAATTTGGCTTTCCGCCAACCCCAGAACAGGCTCAGGCGCTCGATGTTTTCGTGCAGTTTATGACGGATAGTAATCCTCATGCTGTGATGATTCTCCGGGGTAGTGCGGGTACCGGTAAGACATCACTCTCGGGTGCTATCGTCCGTACGCTCCGTGCTGTTCGCCAGAAGGTGATGCTCCTTGCTCCTACGGGTAGGGCGGCTAAGGTCTTCTCTCTGAACAGCGGGATGCCTGCCTATACCATTCATCGCCGCATCTATCGCGAAAAGGCGTTTGCCGGAGTGGATGGACAGTTCAATCTCAATGATAATCTCTATACTGATACGCTTTTCATGCTGGATGAGGCTTCGATGATTGCCAATCTGGGATTGGGCGGAACCACCTTTGGTAGCGGCTGTCTGCTAGATGATCTGATTCATTTTGTGTATCAGGGACGTAACGACCGCCTCTTGCTGATTGGCGATAAGGCACAGTTGCCTCCTGTTGGTGAGGAAGAATCACCAGCTCTTTCTGCAGCGATGCTCCAGGGGTATGGACTGTCGGTTTATGAGTGCGATTTGAACGAAGTAGTCCGTCAGAGTCAGCAGTCGGGCATCCTCTTTAATGCTACCCGCATCCGTCAGATGATTACCCACGATGACATTACCCAACTGCCTAAAATCCGTTTCTCCGGTTTCTCGGATATCAGGGAGATGCCGGGTGCAGAACTCATCGAGGCTCTTGGCGACAGTTATCATCATGTAGGACTGGACGATACCATTGTTGTGACTCGTAGCAACAAGCGCGCCAACATCTTCAACCAGGGCATCCGCAACATGGTTCTTGATAGGGAAGAGGAACTGGAGAGTGGCGACATGCTGATGATTGTGAAGAACAATTATTATTGGATGGAGGAAGAAAGAAAGAAGATAAAGGAAAGGGAATTAAGTGAAGAACGAAGAGTGAAGAGTGAAGAAACTGCGTTCGGCGGCCGAATAGAAAGCCAATTTAATAGTTTAACTAATCATAAAGTTCCGAGTTCCAAGTTCAAAGTTCAAAGTAAAGAAGTTCAAAGTAACGAACTTCCTGCTTTCCTGGCTAATGGAGATAGGGCGAAGGTGATGAAGGTGAGCCGTCGCATCGACCTCTATGGTTTCCATTTTGCCACCCTTCTGTTGAAATTCCCCGATTATGACAATTATGAACTGGAGGCTACGGTATTGCTGGATACATTGACGAGTGAGGCTCCTGCTTTGACCCATGATCAGCAAGAGCAGCTTTTCCATAAGATAGAGGAAGATTATCAGGACATACCCCTGAAGGCAGACCGTATGAAGGCAATCCGGCAGGATCCGTATTTCAATGCTCTGCAAGTGAAGTTTGCCTATGCCGTTACCTGTCATAAAGCGCAGGGAGGACAGTGGTCGCATGTCTATGTAGACCAGGGCTATATGACGGATGATATGCTTACTCCCGATTATATCCACTGGCTCTATACTGCATTTACCCGAGCCACAGAAATGCTATATCTGGTGAATTGGCCAAATACGCAGATAGAAGGAGAGTGA
- the dnaG gene encoding DNA primase, translated as MIDRPTIAKIMDATKIEEVVSEFVTLKKRGINYVGLCPFHNDSNPSFSVSPTRGICHCFTCGKGGNAINFLMELEQMTYPDALRWLAKKYKIEIQERELTNEEKQRESERESMFIVNDWAAKYFQDILLHDVDGIAIGMAYFRGRGFRDDIIRKFQLGFALPKRTALAEAAKAAGYNPKYLVDTGLCFKVDKDEAGNKSGEDKILDRFSGRAIFPWFSVSGKVVAFGGRVLDSRTKGISQKYVNSPDSVIYHKERELYGLYQAKKAIAKEDCVFMVEGYTDVISMHQCGIENVVANSGTALSVHQIRLLHRFTSNIVLLYDGDKAGIHAALRGTDMLLEEEMNVKVLFLPDGNDPDSFARSHSAEDFRRYIQENQTDFIQFKTDILLRGVTDPVKRSQAINSIVESISKIKNQITRASYITDCSHRLGVNEAIIVNALNNFVRNGMSEQVKAERRAAGLKDSPVAAAQQAQSAMRAVTPLDKLLEVEGLLVQLIIHHGDQLITVQDVDGNDVEVAVAQYISLDLGGDGFKFHNDLYNQIMQEAVEHLEKEDDFVAETYFANHPNPEISRLAGLPTGAQEVSTASLQMKMSADKLRQFVFKDILSFRTHYIAQRIIEVQQEFAKNPTNRELLQEFMKLKQMNTLLASQANNIFN; from the coding sequence ATGATAGACAGACCGACGATAGCAAAAATTATGGATGCCACCAAGATAGAAGAGGTGGTATCTGAATTTGTTACGCTCAAGAAGCGTGGCATCAATTATGTCGGCTTGTGTCCTTTTCATAACGATTCCAATCCATCTTTCTCAGTATCTCCTACAAGAGGTATCTGTCATTGTTTTACCTGCGGAAAGGGAGGCAATGCAATCAACTTTCTGATGGAACTGGAACAGATGACCTATCCCGATGCCCTTCGCTGGCTCGCCAAGAAATATAAAATTGAGATTCAGGAGCGGGAACTGACCAATGAAGAAAAACAGCGCGAGAGCGAAAGGGAATCCATGTTTATCGTCAACGATTGGGCGGCGAAATATTTTCAGGATATCCTCCTGCATGATGTGGATGGCATCGCTATCGGTATGGCCTATTTCCGAGGAAGAGGTTTCAGAGATGATATCATCAGAAAATTCCAGTTGGGTTTTGCGCTCCCTAAGCGTACTGCTCTTGCTGAAGCGGCTAAGGCGGCTGGCTATAATCCGAAATATCTGGTTGATACGGGACTCTGCTTCAAGGTGGATAAGGACGAAGCCGGCAATAAGTCGGGTGAGGATAAGATTCTTGACCGTTTCTCGGGCAGAGCCATCTTCCCCTGGTTCAGCGTGAGCGGCAAGGTGGTGGCTTTTGGCGGACGAGTGCTCGACAGCAGAACCAAGGGCATCAGCCAGAAATATGTCAACTCGCCTGATAGCGTTATCTATCATAAGGAGCGCGAACTCTATGGACTCTATCAGGCCAAGAAGGCGATAGCCAAGGAGGATTGTGTCTTTATGGTGGAAGGATACACCGATGTTATCTCGATGCATCAGTGTGGCATCGAAAATGTAGTGGCCAACTCGGGTACAGCGCTGAGCGTGCATCAGATTAGACTGCTGCACCGCTTTACCAGTAATATCGTTCTTCTCTATGATGGCGATAAAGCGGGTATTCATGCTGCGCTGAGAGGTACCGATATGCTGCTTGAAGAAGAGATGAACGTAAAGGTGCTCTTTCTCCCTGATGGTAATGACCCTGACAGTTTCGCCCGCAGTCATTCGGCAGAGGATTTCAGAAGATATATTCAGGAGAATCAGACCGACTTCATACAGTTTAAAACCGATATTCTGCTACGCGGCGTGACAGACCCTGTAAAGCGAAGCCAGGCTATCAATTCGATTGTAGAGAGCATCTCTAAAATCAAGAATCAGATAACGCGCGCTTCTTATATCACAGACTGTTCTCACCGTTTGGGCGTGAATGAGGCAATCATCGTGAATGCCTTGAACAATTTTGTGCGCAACGGTATGAGTGAGCAGGTAAAGGCAGAGCGACGTGCAGCGGGATTGAAAGATTCGCCTGTAGCGGCAGCGCAGCAGGCGCAATCAGCGATGAGAGCGGTTACCCCACTGGATAAACTCCTGGAGGTAGAAGGACTTCTGGTACAGTTGATTATTCATCATGGCGACCAGCTCATCACGGTACAGGATGTAGACGGAAATGATGTGGAGGTAGCTGTGGCCCAGTATATCAGTCTTGATTTGGGTGGAGATGGCTTTAAGTTTCATAATGATTTATATAATCAGATTATGCAGGAGGCTGTGGAGCATCTGGAAAAAGAAGATGATTTTGTCGCCGAAACTTATTTTGCCAATCATCCGAATCCGGAAATCAGCAGGTTGGCTGGTTTGCCTACAGGTGCCCAGGAGGTATCTACGGCTAGTCTGCAGATGAAGATGAGCGCCGATAAACTCCGTCAGTTTGTCTTTAAAGACATCTTGAGCTTCCGTACTCATTATATTGCTCAGCGTATTATTGAGGTTCAGCAGGAGTTTGCCAAGAATCCGACCAATCGTGAACTTCTGCAGGAGTTTATGAAACTCAAGCAGATGAACACGCTTCTGGCGAGCCAGGCAAACAATATCTTCAATTAA
- the rsmD gene encoding 16S rRNA (guanine(966)-N(2))-methyltransferase RsmD has translation MNMRIITGQYKGRHFDIPRSFKARPTTDFAKENIFNVLQGYIDFEDTSALDLFAGTGSISLELVSRGCSRVISVEADRDHANFIRQCFQKLGEDKDILIRGDVFRFLKTCKQKFDFIFADPPYALKELPQIPDLVLNGDYLNEGGIFVFEHGKDYDFSEHPRFLEHRSYGSVNFSIFR, from the coding sequence ATAAATATGAGAATCATAACAGGACAATATAAGGGACGCCATTTCGACATTCCACGTTCGTTTAAGGCACGTCCGACAACAGATTTTGCAAAGGAGAACATCTTTAATGTGCTGCAGGGATATATTGATTTCGAAGATACCTCTGCCCTCGACCTTTTTGCCGGTACGGGCAGCATTTCGCTCGAACTGGTATCACGAGGCTGCAGCCGGGTAATCAGCGTAGAGGCCGACCGCGATCATGCCAACTTCATACGCCAATGTTTCCAGAAGTTGGGCGAAGACAAGGATATTCTGATTCGTGGTGATGTATTCCGTTTTCTGAAGACCTGCAAGCAGAAGTTTGACTTTATCTTTGCCGATCCTCCATACGCCCTAAAGGAGTTGCCGCAGATTCCAGACCTCGTTCTGAATGGCGACTATCTCAACGAAGGAGGCATCTTCGTCTTTGAGCATGGCAAAGACTATGATTTCTCCGAGCATCCACGATTCCTGGAGCACAGAAGTTACGGAAGCGTAAACTTCTCAATATTCAGATAG
- a CDS encoding ABC transporter permease, with translation MMKKVFCQGYLWLLLLLLYSPIFIIIIFSFTEAKVMGNWTGFSLQLYKNLFAEGTHHSLTAALVNTVTIALITATVSTLFGTLTAIGIYNLRNRYARNAIQFVNNIPILNGDIIIGISLFLLFITLGIPQGYTTVVLSHITFCLPYVILSVMPRLKQMNPNLYEAALDLGASPMQALRKVIIPEILPGMISGFMLAITMSIDDFAVTIFTIGNEGLETLSTFIYADARKGGLTPELRPLSTIIFVLVLVMLIIINKRSEKNKKK, from the coding sequence ATGATGAAAAAAGTATTCTGCCAAGGCTATCTCTGGTTGCTCCTGCTGCTACTCTACTCCCCTATCTTCATCATCATCATCTTCTCGTTTACCGAAGCCAAGGTGATGGGCAACTGGACAGGTTTCTCGCTGCAGCTCTACAAGAATCTCTTTGCCGAAGGTACACACCATTCGCTCACAGCGGCACTGGTCAATACCGTAACCATCGCCCTGATTACCGCAACCGTATCCACGCTCTTCGGAACCCTGACTGCCATCGGCATCTACAACCTGCGCAACCGCTATGCACGTAATGCCATCCAGTTTGTCAACAACATTCCGATACTCAACGGCGACATCATCATCGGTATCTCGCTCTTCCTGCTCTTCATCACGCTGGGCATTCCGCAGGGCTATACTACCGTGGTACTCTCACATATCACCTTCTGTCTGCCATACGTTATCCTGAGTGTGATGCCAAGACTGAAGCAGATGAATCCGAACCTCTATGAGGCGGCACTCGATCTGGGCGCCTCTCCGATGCAGGCACTTCGCAAGGTCATTATCCCAGAGATATTGCCGGGTATGATTTCCGGTTTCATGCTTGCCATCACGATGAGTATCGATGACTTCGCCGTCACCATCTTCACGATAGGTAACGAAGGTCTGGAAACCCTCTCCACATTCATCTATGCCGATGCCAGAAAGGGAGGACTGACCCCAGAACTTCGTCCGCTGAGTACCATCATCTTCGTACTGGTACTGGTGATGCTGATTATCATCAACAAACGTTCTGAGAAAAATAAGAAGAAATGA
- a CDS encoding ABC transporter permease has product MNIIKFISSRQSWSIPYAIFAAIFVVLPLLLIVVFAFTDENGALTLYNFQKFLAHPEAINTFVYSIGIAFLNTLLCILLGYPAAYILTQTRMKYANTIIMLFILPMWVNILVRTLATVALFDFADLPLGEGALLFGMVYNFIPFMIYPIYNTLQKMDRSYIEAAEDLGASPWQQFYKVILPLSMPGVASGILMVFMPTISTFAISELLTMNNIKLFGTTIQENINNSMWNYGAALSLIMLFLIGASTLIAGDGSKQEGGIR; this is encoded by the coding sequence TTGAACATTATCAAGTTTATCTCTTCGCGACAAAGCTGGTCGATACCTTACGCCATCTTTGCTGCGATATTTGTGGTACTGCCATTGCTTCTCATCGTAGTGTTCGCATTTACCGATGAGAACGGAGCCCTGACGCTCTACAACTTCCAGAAGTTTCTGGCACACCCCGAAGCCATCAACACCTTTGTGTATTCGATAGGCATCGCCTTTCTCAACACCCTGCTCTGCATTCTGCTGGGCTATCCGGCCGCCTATATTCTGACACAAACCAGAATGAAGTATGCCAACACCATCATCATGCTCTTCATTCTGCCGATGTGGGTAAACATCCTGGTGCGCACACTTGCCACCGTGGCCCTCTTCGATTTTGCCGACCTTCCGCTGGGTGAGGGCGCCCTCCTGTTCGGTATGGTCTACAACTTCATCCCATTCATGATTTACCCTATCTACAACACCCTGCAGAAGATGGACCGCAGCTATATCGAAGCAGCCGAAGACCTGGGCGCATCACCTTGGCAGCAGTTCTATAAGGTCATCCTGCCCCTCTCCATGCCGGGCGTAGCAAGTGGCATCCTGATGGTATTCATGCCAACCATCTCTACCTTCGCTATCTCCGAACTGCTGACGATGAACAACATCAAGCTCTTCGGTACCACCATCCAGGAGAACATCAACAATTCGATGTGGAACTACGGTGCAGCCCTCTCGCTCATCATGCTCTTCCTCATCGGCGCCTCTACCCTCATCGCAGGTGATGGCAGTAAACAGGAAGGAGGTATCAGATGA